Proteins from one Neodiprion fabricii isolate iyNeoFabr1 chromosome 5, iyNeoFabr1.1, whole genome shotgun sequence genomic window:
- the LOC124184075 gene encoding facilitated trehalose transporter Tret1-like isoform X2 has translation MMTEKIITVSELTLSVSSGDDSKPAVPAKQLPQYFAALSATLGALAFGGVLGWSTSGGDSGEKLAEQYNITMSTSDFSWIGSVTNLGSAAICIPMGLMMDAFGRKRSMLILVVPYTIGWSLVIWANSVAMFCVGRFLLGFSGGGFCVAVAVYTAEIGEKTIRGRLGAFHELMLTSGILISYILGTLIPIYYLSMTFAAVPLIFFVVFSFMPESPTYYLMKNREEEARDSLFRVRGPKYDVERELITRKLVLAEELQYKGSFLAAMRSKVARNGLIIAYGLMFFQQMSGVNAIVFYTGSIFGQNGAISTDASTIIVGALQVVSTFTSLLIVDRLGRKILLLASISAMAVGMLALGTYYYLEENGVDVSSVNWIPLVSVCLFILMSSLGFGPIPFMMVGELFSPQIKGIAGSSACSFNWLMAFLVTRTFNDLVEAFGNYATFWMYSVICACGVLFVIFIVPETKGKSLEQIQRELGAKITVPIDVKP, from the coding sequence ATGATGACCGAGAAGATAATAACTGTGTCAGAATTGACATTATCGGTGTCAAGCGGCGATGATTCAAAACCAGCCGTTCCAGCTAAACAGCTGCCTCAATACTTTGCCGCACTGTCTGCTACCCTTGGAGCACTGGCATTCGGTGGAGTCTTGGGATGGTCGACGTCAGGCGGCGATTCCGGAGAAAAATTGGCAGAACAGTACAACATCACTATGAGCACCTCGGACTTTTCGTGGATCGGTTCGGTGACGAATTTGGGATCAGCGGCAATCTGTATTCCGATGGGATTGATGATGGACGCTTTCGGCAGAAAGCGCAGCATGCTGATACTAGTCGTTCCCTACACCATTGGATGGTCACTCGTCATCTGGGCCAACTCGGTAGCCATGTTTTGTGTCGGAAGGTTTCTACTCGGCTTCAGTGGAGGCGGATTCTGCGTTGCGGTGGCAGTTTACACCGCAGAAATAGGCGAGAAGACGATCCGAGGAAGGCTAGGCGCGTTTCACGAGTTGATGCTGACATCTGGAATTCTGATTTCGTACATTCTCGGCACCCTGATACCGATATACTATTTATCGATGACTTTCGCGGCCGTTCCGCTAATTTTCTTCGTCGTGTTTTCATTCATGCCGGAAAGTCCGACATACTATTTGATGAAGAACCGAGAAGAAGAGGCTAGGGACAGTCTCTTCAGAGTACGAGGCCCTAAATATGACGTCGAGCGTGAGCTTATCACGAGGAAGTTAGTCCTTGCGGAAGAGTTGCAGTACAAAGGTTCATTTCTTGCAGCAATGAGGTCGAAAGTAGCAAGAAACGGACTGATAATAGCCTATGGTTTGATGTTCTTCCAGCAAATGAGCGGTGTCAATGCGATTGTATTCTATACTGGAAGTATTTTTGGTCAGAACGGTGCCATTTCCACCGATGCATCCACGATCATTGTTGGAGCTCTACAGGTCGTATCGACCTTCACCAGTCTGCTCATAGTTGATAGGCTGGGCCGTAAGATTCTGCTTCTCGCATCGATAAGTGCAATGGCGGTCGGCATGCTCGCTTTGGGTACATACTATTACTTGGAGGAGAACGGAGTGGACGTTTCATCGGTCAACTGGATCCCGCTTGTATCTGTTTGCCTCTTCATCCTCATGAGCAGTCTCGGTTTCGGGCCAATTCCATTCATGATGGTAGGTGAGCTATTCTCACCACAAATAAAAGGCATCGCCGGTAGCAGTGCCTGTTCCTTCAACTGGTTGATGGCTTTTTTGGTAACAAGGACATTCAACGACCTTGTCGAAGCCTTCGGGAATTACGCTACCTTTTGGATGTACAGTGTGATTTGCGCGTGTGGTGTATTATTCGTTATATTCATCGTTCCCGAAACGAAAGGAAAATCATTGGAACAAATTCAACGTGAACTGGGTGCAAAGATCACCGTCCCGATCGATGTAAAGCCTTGA
- the LOC124184075 gene encoding facilitated trehalose transporter Tret1-like isoform X1: protein MPRVVVDAPGGAVTCEEGDVVRASRHTSMMTEKIITVSELTLSVSSGDDSKPAVPAKQLPQYFAALSATLGALAFGGVLGWSTSGGDSGEKLAEQYNITMSTSDFSWIGSVTNLGSAAICIPMGLMMDAFGRKRSMLILVVPYTIGWSLVIWANSVAMFCVGRFLLGFSGGGFCVAVAVYTAEIGEKTIRGRLGAFHELMLTSGILISYILGTLIPIYYLSMTFAAVPLIFFVVFSFMPESPTYYLMKNREEEARDSLFRVRGPKYDVERELITRKLVLAEELQYKGSFLAAMRSKVARNGLIIAYGLMFFQQMSGVNAIVFYTGSIFGQNGAISTDASTIIVGALQVVSTFTSLLIVDRLGRKILLLASISAMAVGMLALGTYYYLEENGVDVSSVNWIPLVSVCLFILMSSLGFGPIPFMMVGELFSPQIKGIAGSSACSFNWLMAFLVTRTFNDLVEAFGNYATFWMYSVICACGVLFVIFIVPETKGKSLEQIQRELGAKITVPIDVKP from the exons ATGCCAAGGGTTGTGGTTGATGCCCCAGGCGGTGCTGTGACgt GTGAGGAAGGGGACGTCGTTCGTGCAAGCAGACATACCAGCATGATGACCGAGAAGATAATAACTGTGTCAGAATTGACATTATCGGTGTCAAGCGGCGATGATTCAAAACCAGCCGTTCCAGCTAAACAGCTGCCTCAATACTTTGCCGCACTGTCTGCTACCCTTGGAGCACTGGCATTCGGTGGAGTCTTGGGATGGTCGACGTCAGGCGGCGATTCCGGAGAAAAATTGGCAGAACAGTACAACATCACTATGAGCACCTCGGACTTTTCGTGGATCGGTTCGGTGACGAATTTGGGATCAGCGGCAATCTGTATTCCGATGGGATTGATGATGGACGCTTTCGGCAGAAAGCGCAGCATGCTGATACTAGTCGTTCCCTACACCATTGGATGGTCACTCGTCATCTGGGCCAACTCGGTAGCCATGTTTTGTGTCGGAAGGTTTCTACTCGGCTTCAGTGGAGGCGGATTCTGCGTTGCGGTGGCAGTTTACACCGCAGAAATAGGCGAGAAGACGATCCGAGGAAGGCTAGGCGCGTTTCACGAGTTGATGCTGACATCTGGAATTCTGATTTCGTACATTCTCGGCACCCTGATACCGATATACTATTTATCGATGACTTTCGCGGCCGTTCCGCTAATTTTCTTCGTCGTGTTTTCATTCATGCCGGAAAGTCCGACATACTATTTGATGAAGAACCGAGAAGAAGAGGCTAGGGACAGTCTCTTCAGAGTACGAGGCCCTAAATATGACGTCGAGCGTGAGCTTATCACGAGGAAGTTAGTCCTTGCGGAAGAGTTGCAGTACAAAGGTTCATTTCTTGCAGCAATGAGGTCGAAAGTAGCAAGAAACGGACTGATAATAGCCTATGGTTTGATGTTCTTCCAGCAAATGAGCGGTGTCAATGCGATTGTATTCTATACTGGAAGTATTTTTGGTCAGAACGGTGCCATTTCCACCGATGCATCCACGATCATTGTTGGAGCTCTACAGGTCGTATCGACCTTCACCAGTCTGCTCATAGTTGATAGGCTGGGCCGTAAGATTCTGCTTCTCGCATCGATAAGTGCAATGGCGGTCGGCATGCTCGCTTTGGGTACATACTATTACTTGGAGGAGAACGGAGTGGACGTTTCATCGGTCAACTGGATCCCGCTTGTATCTGTTTGCCTCTTCATCCTCATGAGCAGTCTCGGTTTCGGGCCAATTCCATTCATGATGGTAGGTGAGCTATTCTCACCACAAATAAAAGGCATCGCCGGTAGCAGTGCCTGTTCCTTCAACTGGTTGATGGCTTTTTTGGTAACAAGGACATTCAACGACCTTGTCGAAGCCTTCGGGAATTACGCTACCTTTTGGATGTACAGTGTGATTTGCGCGTGTGGTGTATTATTCGTTATATTCATCGTTCCCGAAACGAAAGGAAAATCATTGGAACAAATTCAACGTGAACTGGGTGCAAAGATCACCGTCCCGATCGATGTAAAGCCTTGA
- the LOC124184076 gene encoding facilitated trehalose transporter Tret1-like, with product MYEARKILPNVRVTEQIPLYQTSEASMTKMVKDVSQTTLSSNVESKSVLEGQKLPQYLAALSATLGALCLGGVLGWSAAGGTSGEKLAEQYNITMSTSDFSWIGSIANLGAAAICIPMGLMMDAFGRKRSMLMLVVPYTIGWSLVIWANSVAMFCVGRFLLGFSGGGFCVAVPVYTAEIGEMTIRGRLGAFYELMLTFGTLISYILSPLIPIYYLSMTFAVVPLIFFTVFSFMPESPTYYLMKNREEEARTNLLRVRGPKYDIERELQVRKSALAEELRYKGSFLRAMKTRVAIRGLFIAYGLMFFKQMSGVNAIIFYTGSMFSENGSISTDLSTIIVGILQVVATFISVLTVDKLGRKVLLLGSMGAMALGMFSLGIFYYLEHIEVDVSSITWLPLVSVCFFILVCGLGAGPIPFMMVGELFSPQIKGIAGSSACTLNWLITFLVTRTYNDLVKAFGNYVTFWLYGLICALGVIFVIFIVPETKGKPLEQIQRELGAKTIPASEDIILTHS from the exons ATGTATGAAGCCAGAAAAATATTACCAAACGTGCGA GTGACTGAGCAGATACCGCTTTATCAAACAAGTGAAGCCAGTATGACAAAGATGGTAAAGGATGTATCCCAGACAACACTGTCGTCAAATGTCGAATCGAAGTCAGTGCTTGAAGGACAAAAGCTGCCTCAGTACCTTGCTGCATTGTCTGCAACCCTTGGAGCACTTTGTTTGGGAGGAGTTTTAGGATGGTCAGCTGCAGGTGGTACCTCGGGTGAAAAGTTGGCGGAACAGTACAACATCACTATGAGCACTTCGGACTTTTCTTGGATCGGTTCAATCGCTAATCTCGGAGCAGCAGCAATTTGTATTCCGATGGGATTGATGATGGACGCTTTCGGCAGAAAGCGCAGCATGCTGATGCTAGTCGTTCCCTACACCATTGGATGGTCACTCGTCATCTGGGCCAACTCGGTAGCCATGTTTTGTGTCGGAAGGTTTCTACTCGGCTTCAGTGGAGGCGGATTCTGCGTTGCGGTACCAGTTTACACGGCGGAAATAGGCGAGATGACGATCCGAGGAAGGCTGGGGGCATTTTACGAGCTGATGCTGACCTTCGGAACTCTGATCTCGTACATTCTCAGTCCTCTAATACCGATATACTATTTGTCGATGACTTTCGCGGTCGTTCCGCTGATTTTCTTCACCGTGTTTTCGTTCATGCCGGAAAGTCCAACATACTATTTGATGAAGAACCGAGAAGAAGAGGCCAGGACCAATCTTCTCAGAGTGCGAGGTCCCAAATATGACATCGAACGTGAACTGCAGGTGAGGAAGTCGGCTCTTGCCGAAGAATTGCGGTACAAAGGGTCGTTTCTCAGAGCAATGAAGACGAGGGTGGCGATAAGGGGCCTCTTCATTGCCTACGGCTTGATGTTCTTCAAGCAAATGAGCGGCGTCAATGcgatcattttttacaccggGTCTATGTTCAGTGAAAACGGCTCTATTTCTACGGATCTATCGACAATCATTGTCGGGATTCTTCAGGTCGTAGCGACTTTTATCAGCGTGCTCACCGTCGACAAGCTTGGGCGTAAGGTTCTGCTTCTGGGTTCAATGGGAGCAATGGCGTTAGGCATGTTTTCTCTGGGAATCTTTTACTACCTGGAGCACATCGAAGTCGACGTTTCATCGATCACCTGGCTTCCGCTTGTATCTGTTTGCTTCTTTATTCTCGTTTGCGGTCTTGGTGCCGGGCCAATTCCATTCATGATGGTTGGCGAGCTGTTCTCACCGCAAATAAAGGGCATCGCTGGTAGCAGTGCCTGCACCTTAAACTGGTTAATAACCTTTCTAGTAACAAGGACTTATAACGACCTCGTTAAGGCCTTTGGTAACTACGTTACCTTCTGGCTATACGGTCTTATTTGCGCACTCGGTGTAATATTCGTTATATTCATTGTCCCAGAGACGAAGGGAAAGCCTCTGGAGCAAATTCAGCGAGAGCTGGGTGCAAAGACGATTCCCGCTTCGGAAGATATCATTCTGACTCACTCGTAG